Proteins from one Actinobacillus delphinicola genomic window:
- a CDS encoding ApeP family dehydratase — protein sequence MHDLTCPIIDIEPLLPHTGAMVFLDKIIDWDEKGLTAETMIKADNLLLRHGQFDTFSSIEIMAQAVGAWAGCMHTSRGEPIGLGFLLGTRCLNLFSQTIAIGTQLIVETKLSIQDQSGFSVFDCCIKDKGNGAMLASAALSVYSPKKEEGKENE from the coding sequence ATGCACGATTTAACATGCCCGATTATAGACATTGAACCTTTATTACCTCATACGGGAGCGATGGTTTTCCTAGATAAGATTATTGATTGGGACGAAAAAGGATTAACTGCGGAAACGATGATTAAGGCAGATAATTTGCTATTACGTCATGGGCAATTTGATACATTTTCCTCAATTGAAATTATGGCACAAGCAGTTGGTGCGTGGGCGGGGTGTATGCATACCTCTCGAGGAGAGCCAATAGGATTAGGGTTTTTATTAGGGACACGTTGCTTAAATTTATTTAGCCAAACGATAGCGATTGGGACGCAGTTAATCGTAGAAACAAAATTATCCATTCAAGATCAATCGGGTTTTAGCGTATTTGATTGTTGTATTAAAGATAAAGGTAACGGGGCGATGCTCGCTAGTGCTGCATTGAGCGTGTATAGCCCTAAAAAAGAAGAAGGGAAAGAAAATGAATAA
- the fabG gene encoding 3-oxoacyl-ACP reductase FabG, which yields MNKTVLVTGSSRGIGKAIALNLAQAGYDIVLHCRARREEAEKVALEIQNLGRQVRILQFDVSQREQVAEILTQDVEQYGAYYGVVLNAGLTRDNAFPGLTGEDWDMVLRTNLDGFYNVLHPIMMPMIRCRKPGRIVCITSVSGLIGNRGQVNYSASKAGLIGAAKALSVELAKRHITVNCVAPGLIETEMLDENVPVEQILKMIPAGRMGQVDDIAHTVNFLMDEKAGYITRQVIAVNGGLC from the coding sequence ATGAATAAAACCGTTTTAGTGACAGGGTCAAGTCGAGGTATTGGAAAAGCGATTGCTTTAAATTTAGCACAGGCAGGTTATGACATTGTGTTACATTGCCGTGCGCGCCGTGAGGAAGCGGAAAAAGTCGCGTTGGAAATTCAAAATTTAGGGCGACAAGTGAGAATTTTGCAATTTGATGTTAGCCAAAGAGAGCAAGTTGCAGAAATTTTAACGCAAGATGTGGAACAATATGGCGCTTATTACGGTGTGGTGTTAAATGCAGGATTAACACGTGATAATGCATTTCCTGGGTTAACTGGTGAAGATTGGGATATGGTATTACGCACTAATTTAGATGGATTTTATAACGTGTTACACCCTATCATGATGCCAATGATCCGCTGCCGTAAACCAGGGCGTATCGTTTGTATTACATCCGTTTCTGGTTTGATTGGGAACCGTGGGCAGGTAAATTATAGTGCGTCTAAAGCAGGACTTATTGGAGCAGCAAAAGCATTGAGTGTAGAGTTAGCTAAACGTCATATCACTGTAAATTGCGTTGCGCCTGGTTTAATTGAAACCGAAATGCTCGATGAAAACGTACCCGTAGAACAAATTTTAAAAATGATTCCTGCAGGCAGAATGGGGCAAGTTGACGACATTGCCCATACGGTCAATTTTTTAATGGATGAAAAGGCAGGATACATTACTCGCCAAGTTATCGCCGTAAATGGTGGACTTTGCTAA
- a CDS encoding beta-ketoacyl-ACP synthase, which yields MQTKRVVVTGIGGITAFGRDWQTIKANFKQQKNAVQYFDIAERFPELESYLGAPITDYEPPQHWTRKQKRSMGKVAMLCTDAAERALSQAGWLDENGVINPILQTGIMGVASGSSVGSPKDVSDMGKLILSGESKDFGANTYVRMMPHTTAANIGIFFGLTGRIIPTSSACSSASQAIGYAYESIKYGLIPTMLAGGGEEFCFSEVHVFDSLYAASRDNEHPENTPRPYDKDRDGLVIGEGACIFVLEELEYAKARGANIIAEIVGFGSNSDGAHITRPQKETMQQCMQLALNDAHLEPQQIGYVDGHGTATEQGDIAETLATAALFGKVPFSSQKSYLGHTLGACGALESWFAIEMMRDQWFVPTLNLQNIDPRCGELDYIQHTGREFYTDYVMNNNFAFGGVNTSLIFKRWQNQ from the coding sequence ATGCAAACAAAACGAGTCGTGGTTACAGGGATCGGTGGTATTACCGCATTCGGGCGTGATTGGCAGACGATTAAAGCAAACTTCAAACAACAAAAAAATGCCGTTCAGTATTTCGATATTGCGGAACGTTTTCCTGAATTAGAATCTTACTTAGGTGCGCCTATTACGGATTATGAACCGCCACAACATTGGACACGGAAACAAAAACGTAGCATGGGTAAGGTGGCAATGCTTTGTACCGATGCAGCGGAAAGAGCGCTTTCTCAAGCAGGCTGGTTAGATGAAAACGGGGTGATCAATCCTATTTTACAAACTGGGATAATGGGCGTGGCATCGGGATCTTCTGTGGGCAGCCCTAAAGATGTGAGTGATATGGGAAAACTCATTTTAAGCGGAGAAAGTAAAGATTTTGGTGCCAATACTTATGTGCGCATGATGCCGCATACCACCGCAGCGAATATTGGTATTTTCTTTGGCTTAACAGGGCGTATTATTCCTACCTCCAGTGCTTGTTCTTCTGCCTCGCAAGCGATTGGCTATGCGTATGAATCAATTAAATATGGTTTAATTCCAACCATGCTTGCTGGTGGTGGCGAGGAGTTTTGTTTTTCTGAAGTGCATGTATTCGACTCACTTTACGCCGCCAGCCGAGATAATGAGCATCCTGAAAATACGCCACGACCTTATGATAAAGATCGTGATGGGTTAGTCATCGGAGAAGGTGCGTGTATTTTCGTTTTAGAAGAATTGGAGTATGCGAAAGCCCGTGGGGCAAATATTATTGCTGAAATTGTGGGGTTCGGTTCAAATAGTGATGGCGCACATATCACTCGCCCACAAAAAGAAACCATGCAACAATGTATGCAACTTGCGTTAAATGATGCGCATCTAGAACCTCAGCAGATTGGTTATGTTGATGGACACGGCACAGCAACCGAACAGGGAGATATCGCAGAAACGTTAGCGACCGCTGCACTTTTTGGTAAAGTCCCATTTAGTTCACAAAAAAGTTATCTCGGGCATACGCTTGGCGCATGTGGTGCGTTAGAGTCATGGTTCGCTATTGAAATGATGCGTGATCAATGGTTCGTGCCAACCCTGAATTTACAAAATATCGATCCCCGTTGTGGTGAATTAGATTATATTCAGCATACAGGACGAGAATTTTATACCGATTACGTGATGAATAATAATTTTGCCTTTGGCGGAGTGAATACATCTTTAATCTTTAAACGTTGGCAAAATCAATAA
- a CDS encoding putative transporter — translation MSEVGITVSLLALAAIVGLWLGSWKIKGVGLGIGGVLFGGIIVAHFTNQYQIHLDVHTMHFIQEFGLILFVYTIGIQVGPGFFSSLRESGLKLNLLAALIVLIGAIIVIFFNKLLNIPLEIILGIYSGAVTNTPSLGAGQQILSELGLPGVTGTMGMAYAMAYPFGICGILLSMWLIRLFFRIKVDDEASRFKKSSGQDKSTLDVINLLVTNHNLNGINLGDIPDLSGDEVVCSRLKRGDDIMIPKADTQIQLGDVLHLVGEGADLKKMQLIIGEVVDVPQKQFTGYLRAERIVVTNEKVLGKKIRSLNLHEKYGVVISRLNRAGVELVPSSNSVLQFGDVLHIVGQDEAINKVAALLGNAHQKLQQVQMLPVFIGIGLGVLLGSIPFHIPGFPVALKLGLAGGPLIVALILSRIGSFGKLYWFMPPSANLALREIGIVLFLAVVGLKSGGNFVDTLVNGSGLEWMVYGLMITAIPLLSVGILARWYLRMNYLSICGLLAGSMTDPPALAFANAIKEDSGAAALSYATVYPLVMFLRIISPQLLAILLWSFL, via the coding sequence ATGAGTGAGGTTGGGATTACGGTCAGCTTACTTGCTTTAGCCGCAATTGTTGGGTTATGGCTCGGAAGTTGGAAAATAAAAGGGGTGGGGTTAGGCATTGGTGGCGTATTGTTTGGCGGAATTATTGTTGCGCATTTCACTAATCAATATCAAATTCATTTGGATGTCCATACTATGCATTTTATCCAAGAATTCGGGCTAATTCTTTTCGTATATACGATTGGTATCCAAGTCGGACCTGGTTTCTTTTCATCATTACGTGAATCAGGGTTAAAACTTAATTTACTTGCTGCACTTATTGTTTTAATTGGTGCTATCATTGTGATCTTCTTTAATAAACTCCTTAATATTCCTCTAGAAATCATCCTTGGTATTTATTCTGGTGCCGTGACGAATACACCGTCTTTAGGTGCAGGACAACAGATTTTAAGCGAATTAGGTCTTCCTGGGGTAACAGGTACCATGGGGATGGCTTACGCAATGGCTTATCCTTTCGGGATTTGTGGCATTTTGCTTTCAATGTGGCTGATTCGTCTTTTCTTCCGTATTAAAGTTGATGATGAGGCAAGTCGTTTTAAAAAGAGCAGTGGGCAGGATAAATCTACGCTTGATGTCATCAATCTGTTGGTAACCAACCATAATTTAAATGGCATTAATCTTGGCGACATTCCAGATTTGTCTGGCGATGAAGTCGTATGCTCCCGCTTAAAACGTGGCGATGACATTATGATTCCAAAAGCGGATACGCAAATTCAACTTGGCGATGTTTTACATTTAGTTGGAGAAGGTGCTGATTTAAAGAAAATGCAATTGATTATTGGGGAAGTCGTGGACGTGCCTCAAAAACAATTTACAGGATATTTACGCGCGGAACGCATTGTGGTGACAAATGAAAAAGTATTAGGTAAAAAAATTCGCAGTCTTAATCTTCATGAAAAATACGGTGTCGTGATTTCTCGTCTAAACCGTGCTGGGGTTGAGCTAGTGCCAAGTTCAAACAGTGTTTTACAATTTGGTGATGTACTCCATATTGTTGGGCAAGATGAAGCTATCAATAAAGTGGCTGCCTTATTGGGGAATGCCCACCAAAAATTACAGCAAGTCCAAATGCTTCCTGTGTTTATCGGTATTGGCTTAGGGGTGTTACTTGGATCGATTCCATTCCACATTCCAGGATTTCCCGTTGCATTGAAACTAGGCTTAGCTGGGGGACCATTAATTGTCGCCTTAATTTTGTCAAGAATTGGTAGCTTTGGAAAGCTATACTGGTTTATGCCACCTAGTGCCAACTTGGCTTTGCGAGAAATTGGGATTGTGCTGTTTCTTGCGGTGGTAGGACTTAAATCTGGCGGAAATTTTGTTGATACGTTAGTTAATGGTTCAGGACTAGAATGGATGGTTTATGGTTTAATGATTACCGCCATCCCATTGCTTTCTGTTGGTATTTTGGCTCGTTGGTATTTACGCATGAATTATTTATCCATTTGTGGATTACTCGCAGGGTCGATGACCGATCCACCTGCCCTTGCCTTCGCAAATGCAATTAAAGAGGATAGTGGTGCCGCCGCACTTTCTTATGCAACCGTCTATCCCCTCGTTATGTTCCTACGCATTATTTCACCGCAATTACTGGCAATTTTGCTGTGGTCATTTTTATAG
- a CDS encoding excalibur calcium-binding domain-containing protein: protein MKKILFCLFILTVSNSAFSFSCDVRKTCSRMSSCEEAYYHLQICHNTRLDRDKDGIPCEKICGNGKRFASKHHSTYHSPKTHWQKNTNQSQSVANGFE from the coding sequence ATGAAAAAAATTCTGTTTTGTCTATTCATCCTCACGGTGTCCAATAGTGCGTTTAGTTTTTCATGCGATGTTAGAAAAACATGTTCGCGCATGAGTTCTTGCGAAGAAGCTTATTACCACTTACAAATTTGCCACAATACTCGCCTAGATCGTGATAAAGATGGCATTCCTTGTGAAAAAATTTGCGGAAACGGAAAACGTTTCGCATCTAAACACCACTCTACCTATCATTCACCTAAAACTCACTGGCAAAAAAATACTAATCAATCACAAAGTGTTGCAAATGGGTTTGAATAG
- the glnA gene encoding type I glutamate--ammonia ligase, translating to MQNVKAVERVFSLIEENNVKFVILRFTDLQGKEHGVSIPAQLIDEDLFEDGKMFDGSSVEGWKAINKADMLLIPIAESAVLDPFCQIPTLSLRCDVYEPHTLQRYDRCPRAIALQAEEYLRSTGIADNVLVGPEVEFFLFDDVRFGVFNNGVSYEIDDIEGAWNSNKTYPDGNKAYRPMRKGGYCAVAPQDHGQDLRSEMCLILADMGLEIEAHHHEVATAGQNEIATKFNTLVKKADETQIYKYVVRNAALEYGKSACFMPKPITGDNGSGMHCNMSLGKDGKNLFQGDGYAGLSDTAIYFIGGIIKHAKALNAFTNPSTNSYKRLVPGFEAPVLLAYSASNRSASIRIPAVTTPKATRIEARFPDPMANPYLAFSALLMAGIDGIQNKIHPGDAMDKNLYDLPPEELKDIPTVAGSLEEALNALAADNEFLQKGNVFTKDLIDAYITIKRKEVERLNMTPHPVEFEMYYY from the coding sequence ATGCAAAATGTAAAAGCGGTTGAAAGAGTGTTTTCATTAATCGAAGAAAACAATGTTAAATTTGTCATCTTACGTTTTACTGATCTACAAGGAAAAGAACACGGTGTTTCTATTCCTGCCCAATTAATCGATGAAGATTTATTTGAAGATGGAAAAATGTTTGATGGTTCGTCAGTAGAGGGCTGGAAAGCGATTAACAAAGCAGATATGTTGCTTATTCCAATTGCCGAAAGTGCCGTCCTTGATCCCTTCTGCCAGATTCCTACCCTCTCCCTCCGCTGTGATGTCTACGAACCCCATACCCTGCAACGTTATGACCGCTGTCCTCGCGCAATTGCTTTACAAGCTGAAGAATATTTGCGTAGCACAGGCATTGCTGACAATGTTCTTGTCGGTCCTGAAGTGGAATTTTTCCTCTTTGATGATGTGCGTTTTGGCGTGTTCAACAATGGCGTATCATACGAAATTGATGATATCGAAGGTGCATGGAATAGTAACAAAACTTATCCAGATGGTAATAAAGCTTATCGTCCAATGCGTAAAGGTGGCTATTGTGCTGTTGCACCGCAAGATCATGGTCAAGACTTACGCAGTGAAATGTGCTTGATTCTTGCCGATATGGGATTAGAAATTGAAGCGCATCACCATGAAGTAGCGACGGCGGGACAAAATGAAATCGCAACCAAATTTAATACGCTCGTGAAAAAAGCGGATGAAACCCAAATTTATAAATATGTTGTTCGCAATGCAGCGCTTGAATACGGTAAATCTGCATGTTTTATGCCAAAACCAATTACGGGCGACAATGGCTCAGGCATGCACTGTAATATGTCTTTAGGTAAAGACGGCAAAAACCTATTCCAAGGTGACGGCTATGCAGGGCTTTCAGATACTGCGATTTACTTTATTGGCGGTATCATCAAACATGCTAAAGCACTGAACGCATTTACCAACCCAAGCACTAACTCATATAAACGATTAGTCCCAGGTTTTGAAGCACCCGTTCTTCTTGCCTATTCTGCAAGTAACCGTTCTGCCTCAATCCGTATTCCTGCAGTAACAACACCAAAAGCAACTCGTATTGAAGCCCGTTTCCCAGATCCAATGGCGAACCCATATCTCGCATTTTCTGCGTTATTAATGGCGGGTATTGACGGTATTCAAAATAAAATTCATCCAGGCGATGCAATGGATAAAAATCTTTACGATCTTCCACCAGAAGAATTAAAAGATATCCCAACCGTTGCGGGCTCTTTAGAAGAAGCATTAAATGCATTAGCTGCAGATAACGAATTTTTACAAAAAGGTAATGTATTTACTAAAGATTTAATTGATGCTTATATCACGATTAAACGTAAAGAAGTAGAACGTTTAAACATGACGCCGCATCCAGTTGAATTTGAAATGTATTACTACTAA